The following coding sequences are from one Cenarchaeum symbiosum A window:
- a CDS encoding nuclease (COG2251) — protein MQCTEIPWIRREQAPLEAQPGHKGLPDALYGMQCSRACMNADELYSSCVDGPDYSITGAEVFRYAMSPFFYYCEKFADRGGADPPPGNVKGGSPYVDDMDRGTALDCTGDKDCFRECIRLMFDGQDEICNAPLLYLPEGIAGRPDILRKAEGRSIFGGHYYAPALVIMALKPRRDHEMQAAFYSYLLHRIQGRRPEFTVVDGRGGIHDSPAGDNTDSVPGNIEGMRRIDSGHVPPAEVLRRPWTSYSIKKALETGHLSLVLWLDGSKIRRLERSGIRDVSALAGTTTSTISSICRVDRRKAGILKGMARAAAEQKPIVFKDPEVDDTGAKSFLAVETERIDNRIEMSGAAVLVRDESGERRRTFEGDGMMDGISGFVRGSTVYYWGRRALTLAESSGGQMPRGMRNLMEIFAESITFHLPLVDPEHISREMGHPVENSVPGECIALRNIHDWLLSKRGQGSP, from the coding sequence ATGCAATGCACGGAGATCCCATGGATCCGCCGAGAACAGGCCCCTCTGGAGGCGCAGCCGGGGCACAAGGGGCTGCCAGATGCATTATATGGAATGCAATGCAGCCGGGCGTGCATGAATGCCGATGAACTGTACAGCTCCTGCGTGGACGGCCCCGATTATTCCATTACGGGAGCAGAGGTGTTCAGGTATGCAATGAGTCCGTTCTTTTATTACTGTGAAAAGTTCGCCGACAGGGGCGGGGCCGACCCCCCGCCGGGGAACGTAAAGGGCGGTAGTCCCTATGTGGATGATATGGACCGCGGGACCGCTCTGGACTGTACAGGCGACAAAGACTGCTTTAGGGAATGCATACGGCTGATGTTCGACGGGCAAGATGAGATATGCAACGCCCCCCTGCTGTACCTGCCGGAGGGCATCGCCGGCAGGCCGGACATCCTAAGAAAGGCAGAGGGCAGATCCATATTCGGGGGCCACTATTACGCGCCCGCCCTGGTGATAATGGCGCTAAAGCCCAGGCGGGATCACGAGATGCAGGCGGCATTCTACTCTTATCTATTGCACAGGATACAGGGCAGGCGCCCCGAATTTACAGTGGTGGACGGGAGGGGGGGAATCCATGACAGCCCGGCGGGAGATAACACGGACTCTGTGCCGGGGAACATCGAGGGCATGCGCCGGATAGACTCGGGGCACGTCCCCCCGGCCGAGGTGTTAAGGAGGCCGTGGACTTCATATTCGATAAAAAAGGCGCTAGAGACAGGCCATCTGAGCCTGGTCTTATGGCTGGACGGGAGCAAGATACGCAGGCTCGAGAGAAGCGGCATACGCGACGTATCCGCGCTGGCAGGCACCACCACGAGCACGATATCCTCGATATGCAGGGTGGACAGGCGCAAGGCCGGAATATTGAAGGGGATGGCCCGGGCCGCCGCGGAGCAAAAGCCCATCGTATTCAAGGACCCCGAGGTGGACGATACGGGCGCAAAGTCGTTTCTGGCGGTGGAGACTGAACGCATAGACAACAGGATAGAGATGAGCGGTGCGGCCGTCCTTGTGCGGGATGAATCCGGGGAGAGGCGCCGCACATTCGAGGGGGACGGCATGATGGACGGGATATCCGGGTTTGTCCGGGGCAGCACGGTATACTATTGGGGCAGGAGGGCGCTCACCCTGGCAGAGTCATCCGGGGGACAGATGCCCCGCGGCATGCGAAACCTGATGGAGATATTCGCAGAATCCATCACATTCCATCTCCCCCTTGTGGATCCCGAGCATATCTCCCGGGAGATGGGACACCCCGTCGAGAACAGCGTGCCGGGCGAGTGCATAGCTCTCAGAAACATACACGACTGGCTGCTCTCCAAGAGGGGCCAGGGCAGTCCCTAG
- a CDS encoding bacterial-type DNA primase (COG0358) encodes MSGTSYKYCVKVHYKFKAAIEGTDVRNSLLYMGIGGLKETALVNLKNSGVIEDIYVKKFTGGEEDGSPVWTGKMLIPVVDENYCKMVSKVLADADKIYIYERDMFDLEIRIVRVPSEGTSRPVKYKDAGLDCGPGASTSGWIILVDGWWDVLNMGCAGYDNAVAFAGSDLASHIGKITDICGEKGRVLAFLGGGRPGERHEKALREHRIVDDDTCRRAPEEVENLSSEAIHEKIGSIADRFEGELGIAKPTDTEYWEKPLEEVWPDLSEAAEPPVKDGINPEAPAGQLVRGLEPYTHAASAPAPKAEPAGKAKPGRRPPLSHVAIAAGMTVLFLFGFAVYLGYDVPLIGMMYEPRFSGPVQDDAAPGGPAPDAVPSADTSEGGRLGPDDPPDLATVELTRIAQLSSINRMGTEAGVIALALVDGGAGPGVGMPAIEQLCPQGSEVYYETDGAESDGQMIAKVWCTEKISGIPLHSINEILLDEGLAGLYKPHCMETGFGTERWARDAGC; translated from the coding sequence ATGTCCGGGACGAGCTACAAGTATTGTGTAAAGGTGCACTACAAGTTCAAGGCGGCCATCGAGGGCACAGACGTGCGCAATTCACTCCTGTACATGGGGATCGGTGGTTTGAAAGAGACAGCCCTGGTCAACTTGAAAAACTCGGGGGTGATAGAGGACATTTACGTCAAAAAGTTCACCGGCGGCGAAGAAGACGGCAGTCCCGTGTGGACGGGGAAGATGCTGATACCGGTCGTTGACGAGAATTACTGCAAGATGGTGTCGAAAGTCCTGGCTGATGCCGACAAGATTTACATTTACGAAAGGGACATGTTTGATCTGGAGATACGCATAGTGCGGGTGCCCTCGGAGGGCACCAGCAGGCCAGTCAAGTACAAGGATGCCGGTCTTGACTGCGGCCCGGGGGCCTCTACATCAGGATGGATCATACTCGTCGACGGATGGTGGGATGTGCTGAACATGGGCTGTGCCGGATATGATAATGCGGTGGCATTTGCCGGCAGTGACCTTGCCTCCCACATTGGCAAGATCACGGATATATGCGGTGAGAAAGGGCGGGTCCTGGCTTTTCTTGGCGGCGGCAGGCCCGGAGAGAGGCACGAGAAGGCGCTAAGGGAGCACAGGATAGTCGATGATGATACGTGCAGGAGGGCCCCGGAGGAGGTCGAGAATCTCAGCTCGGAGGCCATACACGAAAAGATAGGTTCCATTGCAGACAGGTTCGAGGGGGAGCTAGGCATTGCAAAGCCAACAGACACAGAGTACTGGGAGAAACCCCTGGAGGAGGTCTGGCCGGATCTCTCAGAGGCCGCAGAACCCCCGGTGAAGGATGGGATCAATCCAGAGGCTCCCGCAGGCCAGCTGGTGCGCGGCCTTGAGCCATACACGCATGCGGCAAGCGCGCCTGCGCCAAAGGCGGAGCCTGCCGGGAAAGCCAAGCCCGGCAGAAGGCCGCCGCTGTCCCATGTGGCCATTGCAGCCGGGATGACAGTCCTTTTCCTGTTTGGATTTGCCGTCTATCTGGGGTATGATGTGCCGCTTATCGGCATGATGTATGAGCCGAGATTCTCCGGCCCTGTCCAGGATGACGCGGCGCCCGGAGGTCCCGCGCCGGATGCCGTACCATCTGCTGATACCTCCGAAGGCGGGAGGCTGGGGCCCGATGACCCGCCCGACCTTGCAACGGTGGAGCTGACCAGGATTGCCCAGTTGAGCAGCATCAACAGAATGGGCACGGAGGCAGGGGTAATTGCGCTCGCGCTTGTGGATGGCGGGGCGGGGCCCGGAGTGGGCATGCCCGCCATCGAGCAGCTCTGCCCGCAGGGATCAGAGGTATACTATGAGACAGACGGGGCGGAATCCGACGGCCAGATGATAGCCAAGGTCTGGTGTACGGAAAAGATAAGCGGGATCCCCCTTCATTCGATAAACGAGATCCTGTTAGACGAGGGTCTTGCCGGCCTGTACAAGCCGCACTGTATGGAGACGGGGTTCGGTACTGAGCGGTGGGCAAGAGATGCCGGGTGCTGA
- a CDS encoding enoyl-CoA hydratase/carnithine racemase (COG1024) — protein sequence MVNTSASDGITTVKINRPDKLNAMNVDVATELVRIFEELGKQDGTKVIILTGEGEKAFSAGADIEYMSKITPDESVEYAKLGQLVTNTIESVKQPTIAAVNGYALGGGCEVAMSCDIRLASENAVLGQPEVTIGIPPGWGGTQRLLRIVGTAKAKEIIYTGRKVKAAEALSMGLVNAVYPLDTLMEEATKMAGIIAANSAMGVQMSKVAVNTGRNADLDTGLGIELLAWRNCFTHQDRTDRMTAFVNKSKK from the coding sequence ATGGTAAATACGTCAGCATCTGACGGCATAACCACGGTAAAGATAAACCGGCCAGACAAGCTCAACGCCATGAACGTGGATGTGGCTACCGAGCTTGTCCGCATATTTGAGGAGCTAGGAAAACAGGACGGCACAAAGGTGATAATACTGACAGGCGAGGGTGAGAAGGCATTCTCTGCCGGGGCGGATATAGAGTACATGTCAAAGATCACCCCCGATGAATCAGTCGAATATGCAAAGCTGGGGCAGCTGGTCACAAATACTATAGAATCAGTAAAGCAGCCCACTATAGCCGCAGTCAACGGGTATGCACTGGGAGGCGGCTGCGAAGTCGCCATGTCGTGCGATATACGGCTTGCCTCTGAGAATGCAGTTCTAGGCCAGCCCGAGGTGACAATAGGGATACCCCCCGGATGGGGCGGCACGCAGCGCCTGCTGAGAATAGTGGGGACTGCAAAGGCAAAGGAGATCATATACACGGGCCGCAAGGTAAAGGCCGCCGAGGCATTATCCATGGGCCTTGTCAACGCGGTATACCCTCTTGATACGCTGATGGAGGAAGCTACAAAGATGGCCGGTATAATAGCGGCAAACTCTGCAATGGGCGTGCAGATGTCCAAAGTTGCCGTGAATACCGGCCGCAACGCGGATCTTGATACGGGCCTCGGAATAGAGCTGCTGGCCTGGAGGAACTGTTTTACCCACCAGGACAGGACCGACAGAATGACAGCTTTTGTAAACAAGTCGAAAAAATAG